ATTCAGGATTATGAGCGGGTTCCTGTTGTTGCTTGCGAAATTGAAGACGATATTGTTGTTTCCGTCGGCCTTGACCGAGGAAAGGTACTGCCAGTTTCCGTGACGCGGGGTAGGAAGAATAGAATCGACGTGGAACGTGAAGATGACGTCATCGACGGTCACCGGAGTGCCGTTGTTCCACTTTGCCTTTTCGTCAAGATGAACCGTGATACTGGAATCCGTCTTGATAAACGAATCCGCGAGCATGGGTTCGAGTTTGTCCGTAATTTGGTTATAGGTTACAAGAGTCTCATACATCAGGCGGACATTTCCGTCGATGGGAAAATTCGGGTCGTAATCCAACGGGTTGAACGTCGATGGAGGAGCCCAGTCGAAACCACCAATATAAAGAGTCTCGGAACGCGGGTATTCGGAGTTGTCGGCGACGGTTTTTTCAGAAGATTCGTCTTCGCAAGCAATGAACACCCCCGCAGTAAAGACTAGCGGGAAAGTTAAACTTGTTCGTAATAATTTACCAAATATGCTCATACCATTAAAATTTAGTGAGAATGAATGTTTTTTGCTACTAAATTTTCTTTACAGTAACTCTAAAATGGAATAAACGAATGTTATTTCAAACATTTGTAAGTAAAATTTTTCAAATTGTGATGGAAATCACAAAGAAAAGCCGTAGAGCAAACGCTTCGAGGAGGCGCTATAAAGTGTCCTGTTCATGATGAACGGGGTTCCTGCCCCTCCAGGCGTTTTGAAGCGGTTGACAACGGAGCCGTCCTTGAGTGAAATGGATATGACTTCGTTCCCCTGGTCAATCCACGCGAGCGATCCTGCAATAAAGGGCTTCATGAAGATGGAATTCTTCCCTTGGTACTTCCACAGCGGGGTTCCGGAGGGCGAGTAGAGCATCAGGGTCTGGTCGGCAAGGCCTATCAGGATGCGGTTGCCGTCGTGGGTGGAGGCCGTTTGGAGCGAAACGATGGGAGATTCCATGAGAATCTGGGCCGGTTCGCGCGAAATGTTGCTTGCGCTGTAGAGGTAGATGCGGTTGTTGTCGGTGGCGAGCACTATGGCGGAATCGGCGCGAACGATGTGCGAAATGCCGCCTTGGAGGCGCGGGCTGAATTCGAGCGGCTGGCCGGAATTCTCGACGATATACTTGATTTCGCCTTCCAGGCTCGCGGAGTAAATGGTGGATTCACCGGGGGTGAACAGGAACGGCGACGAGAAAATCTTGCGTGACCAGGCGAGCCTGTTTTCGGACTTGGTTATTTTCAGGAGGAAGCCGTTCCAGGTGGCGATGTAGATGGCCGATGAAGTCTGCTGGATATTGAACGCCTTGCCCGGCAATTGAATCGTCTGCGGTTCGGCCTCCTTGTCGAGGTCGTAGATGTAGAGCGCGAATCCCGAGGCGAGCGTGAGCGTGTTCTCCTCGTTGCTCATGACGGGGCTGTCCGTCATCTTGGGAAGGTTCCTTGTCCAGCGCATATCCCCGTTGTCGGCGTTGATGCAGATGAGCTTTTCTGCCGCGGGGTCGATCGTGAAAATGTTTTTCCGGTGCCCGAAGAACTGCGGGTACATCGTCTTGGGCGATATGGAAAGGAGGCTTACGAATTTTGCACCGATGGTCTTGCTGTAGCGGTTCAGAATGCCGTTGCTCGAACGGAGCGTGCTGATGGAAAGCCTTACCGCCTCGCTCCATGCCTTCTGGCGCTCTCTTTCGCTTCCGCCGGTGGACTCGAGCATGAGCGCCCTGTAGAGCCAGGCTTCGGCGTTGCCGGGTTCCAGCCGGAGCAGCGTGTCGAGGAGCGGGGCGATTTCTTTCCATGCGCCGGCTTCCGCCATCGCGGACGCCTTCAGGGCGAGCAGGTCGGAATGCAGCGCCTTCTTTCCGTAGTAGTGCGGGGCGATGCTTACTAGGTGCGAATCGTCGAAAATGAGGTAGATGCCGTTTTCTGTGTGGATGGGCGGCGCCGTGATGGGGCGCGCGAAATTGAAATGCCAGAGCGGAAGGAGCAGCGTGTCGACCGCGATGAGGTCGCCTTCGTTGGTGAACAGTCCGAGCGTGCCGAGGGCGAGCGGGTGCATGGCGATGGCGTCACTGCGGATGATGTTTACCACCATGCCGGTTTTCTTCTCGAGGAGGGATATCCTGCCTGAGGCTTCGAGTACGGCGATTCGACCGTTGAACGAGAGTATTTCTTCCGCGTTGCTGAACTGCATTTTCCAGCGCGGGCTTGTGCTGATTTTGGGCTGGTAGCAGTAGAGGTAGTTGCCCGAAAGCAGCAGGATGTCTTTCCCGTCGATGATAACTTTCTGGATGGCGTCGAAATGCGAAATCGTATACGATTCGCTGCCGTCTTCGGAGGAAACGAAATGCAGGGCGTTGTCGGTGCAGTTCAGTATATAGTGCCCTGTCGTGGAGTAGTAGCCTTCGATATGGCAGCCGTTGTACGTCTCCTTCAGCTACGTGACGATGCCCTTCCTGTCGAGAAGGGTGAGCGTGTGCCCGCTCTGGGCTATGGCGTTGTCCCCCCTGGAGTAGAATTCGGTTGTCGCAGCGATTGCGTACGCTTTCGAAGGCTGCTTGCTGTTGTGGGGCTTGTAGAACAGGCTGTCCCTGGTGAAAGGCTGGTACCAGATACCCGATGCGTCGATGTTCAAGATATCGGACTTTTCGGGAACGCCGGCGCGTACGTTGATGACGGTGTCGGCGAGGACCTTCTTGATGCTGCTGCTGTTGAGTAGGACGTAAGAGGGTTCACCTTTGAAGACCTTCCTGATGGGGGAGCGGAGGGTGATTCTTTTCTTGATGAGGGCTTCGTTCGTGTTGCCCGTGGCCGCTTCTCGTTCCGACAGCCAGTACGCCTTGTTGATTTCCTTTGTCGTGCTGAGGCTCTGTTGGTAGTAGAAATTCGCGGAAGCGTTGTTGCCGGCGAGTTCCTTGATTTTGCCCAGATAGAAGAAGGCTTTTTCCTTGTCTTCGCGGTCGCCTTGCGTGGTGACCTTTTCGAGGAGGCGCGTGGCCTTGGCCGTCTCGCCCTTCATCTCGAATTCGTAGATGGCTTCCTGGATGGTCGAGTTCATCTTTTCGGCATGTGCAAAAATGCTGCAAAGGCAGAGGAGGGCGAGGACTGATTTCGCCTTCCACGATGCGGATGCCGCGTTTTTGTTTTGGTGCCGGATGAACATGCGCTGGATTCCTATGCGTCGAACTTGTAGCCCGCTCCGCGGATGGAAACGATGATCTTCGGGTTGGTCTGGTCGTCTTCGAGCTTTTTGCGGAGGTTCACGATGTGGTTGTCGATGGTGCGCGTCGAAGGCATGTTGTCGGGGGTGTAGCCCCAGATGTCGGTGAGCAGGTCTTCGCGCAGCACGACTTCGCCGCGGTGTTGCCAGAAGTACTTGAGGATCTGGAATTCGCGGGCCGAGAGTTCGAGCGGTTCGCCGTTCTTCGTCGCTTCGTATTTCTTGAAATCCAGGTGGATGTCCGCGAAGTCGATGGCGTCCTGGTTCTGTACGGGTTCCGGCGCCACGACGGTTTCGGTACGGCGGAGGAAGGCCTTCACGCGGGCGAGCAGTTCGAGGATGGAGAACGGCTTGGTGACGTAGTCGTCGGCGCCCATCTCGAGGCCTGCGACCTTGCTCGTCTCTTCGGTTTTCGCCGTGAGCATGATGATGAAGCATTCCGGGTGCTTCTTGCGGATGATGCGGCACACTTCGAACCCGCTCTTCTTCGGAATCATCAGGTCGAGAATGACCAGATGCGGAAGGAACGAGTCCGCCTTCGCGACGGCTTCTTCACCATCGGCGGCTGTTTCGACGATGTAGTTCTCGAGTTCGAAGTTATCCTGGAGCCCGAGTCGGATGATTTCTTCGTCTTCGACAATGAGTATTTTGTGCTGCATATCAGTCCACCTTCTTGAATCTAACCGTAAATGTTGAACCCTTCCCGAGTTTGCTCGAAAGCGAGATGGTCGCCTTGTGCGTTTCCGCCACCCTCTTCACGATGGCAAGCCCGAGTCCGG
This genomic window from Fibrobacter sp. contains:
- a CDS encoding response regulator transcription factor, producing the protein MQHKILIVEDEEIIRLGLQDNFELENYIVETAADGEEAVAKADSFLPHLVILDLMIPKKSGFEVCRIIRKKHPECFIIMLTAKTEETSKVAGLEMGADDYVTKPFSILELLARVKAFLRRTETVVAPEPVQNQDAIDFADIHLDFKKYEATKNGEPLELSAREFQILKYFWQHRGEVVLREDLLTDIWGYTPDNMPSTRTIDNHIVNLRKKLEDDQTNPKIIVSIRGAGYKFDA